The Thermoplasmata archaeon sequence AAGCAATTCTGGAAGATGATCAACGACCTCGACTCGGTCCGCGACCGCCGCCTGCGGAAGGAGCTCGAGGAGGTGATCCGCGCCGATATCGTCTACTCCCCGGAAGGAAGCGCGCGGCAGTACGCGAGAGGTCGGTGGGGGGAGGCGAAGTTGCACACGTGGCTCGATTCGCGCGGCCTGCAATACGAGACGGAAAAGGAACTCCGCGCGAAGTACGACAAGACGCCGGACATCCTCCTGCACAAGCCCCTCGAGATGAACGGGTCTCGCAAGTATTGGATCGAGTCGAAGGCGACGTTCGGAGATCCGTACGAGATCCGGAGACACATCAAGAAACAGCTCCTGCCGTACAGCGACCTGTTCGGCGACGGCGCCGTCGTGTACTGGTTCGGTCACGTGGACGACCAGATGTACGCGTTGCCCGAAGGCGTCGACATCGTGCGGCCGACGTTTTTCGAGACGCCGCCGATTCCGTATCCGTACGTTCCGGTGACCGAGACCCGGCTCGAGGACGTCGGGCTCGAGTCGGATGCGGCAGGCCTTCCGGAGTGAGCGCGCAAAACGTTTAAGCCACCGCGTCCCATCGTTGCGAAAGTGCCGGAAGAAGAAGTCGTCCGCGTCCGCATGCCGCGGGGGAGAGACGGCGAGATCCTCGGAGTCGCAGATCAGCTGCTCGGCGCCTCCCGGATCCGGGTGACATGCCAGGACGGCAAGAG is a genomic window containing:
- a CDS encoding C15orf41 family protein yields the protein MKLSEYQDLYGKLATAEDIDFLAENFGYDKELLLVIYTQRIVRDTTRKFYRVKAQARRLAFMWQNGTSLVEIARRFEFPAILTSLMVLEQRKVSRKQFWKMINDLDSVRDRRLRKELEEVIRADIVYSPEGSARQYARGRWGEAKLHTWLDSRGLQYETEKELRAKYDKTPDILLHKPLEMNGSRKYWIESKATFGDPYEIRRHIKKQLLPYSDLFGDGAVVYWFGHVDDQMYALPEGVDIVRPTFFETPPIPYPYVPVTETRLEDVGLESDAAGLPE